A stretch of Oreochromis aureus strain Israel breed Guangdong linkage group 11, ZZ_aureus, whole genome shotgun sequence DNA encodes these proteins:
- the LOC120442832 gene encoding C5a anaphylatoxin chemotactic receptor 1-like gives MEMTTRSFHQFNTTTAPVYQYAELRHSLNIMSAIFLSLAFVLGVLGNGVVIWVAGFKMKKTVNAVWFLNLAVADFFFCAFLPIAVPYLLQSHWPFGQVMCKLTTALRSLNISVSVWILVVISVDRCVSVVWPVWAHNHRNVRKASYVSLCVWMVNLIYSIGFFFFIETKEMNDTKAKIICFNKFTLHDDFKPSSFIQLTLVNRFLLGFAVPFSVIVSCYAVIIHRLRRSSTLARKSSHTLKIITAIIITFFLCWAPIRIMDLILLEKHRSTTTSGTLVYVLAIGIPLARCLTYLNSCLNPLLYVFMGQDFKNQVHKSIHNILETAFQEEVPPNATTQNKKKSGSDTQL, from the coding sequence ATGGAGATGACCACTAGATCTTTTCATCAATTCAACACAACCACTGCACCTGTTTACCAGTACGCTGAGTTGAGACATTCTCTCAACATTATGTCTGCCATTTTTCTCTCCCTGGCCTTTGTCCTCGGTGTGCTCGGGAATGGAGTTGTTATCTGGGTGGCTGGGTTCAAGATGAAGAAAACTGTTAATGCAGTTTGGTTTCTCAACCTTGCTGTGGCTGACTTCTTCTTTTGTGCATTTCTTCCCATTGCCGTGCCATATCTGTTACAGTCTCATTGGCCTTTTGGCCAAGTCATGTGCAAGCTAACCACCGCTTTACGCTCTCTTAACATATCTGTTAGTGTCTGGATTCTGGTGGTGATCAGTGTGgacaggtgtgtgtctgtggtgtgGCCGGTCTGGGCTCACAACCACCGAAATGTACGTAAGGCATCctatgtgagtctgtgtgtttggATGGTGAATCTGATATACAgcattggattttttttctttatagaaACAAAGGAAATGAATGACACTAAAGCCAAAATCATCTGCTTCAACAAGTTTACTCTTCATGATGACTTTAAACCATCATCTTTCATTCAGCTGACATTAGTCAACCGCTTTCTCCTGGGATTTGCAGTCCCCTTCTCTGTCATCGTCTCCTGTTATGCCGTCATAATCCATCGTCTGAGAAGAAGCAGCACTCTGGCAAGGAAATCAAGTCACACTTTAAAGATCATCACTGCCATAATCATTACTTTCTTTCTGTGCTGGGCTCCCATTCGCATTATGGATCTAATTCTACTTGAGAAACACAGATCTACTACTACAAGTGGAACATTAGTGTATGTCCTGGCTATCGGGATCCCTCTCGCCCGCTGTTTGACTTATCTCAACAGCTGCCTGAATCCACTGCTGTATGTGTTCATGGGCCAGGATTTTAAGAATCAAGTCCACAAATCTATCCACAACATCTTGGAGACTGCCTTCCAGGAAGAAGTTCCTCCAAATGCAACCACTCAGAACAAAAAGAAGTCAGGGTCTGACACACAGTTGTAA